The following proteins are co-located in the Deinococcus aquaedulcis genome:
- a CDS encoding ABC transporter permease: MTNAPAPARVRGGALLSPLALPWAVARLGFRRQFAYPQAALWGLITNTFFGVLRVAVLLALFGTRPQVAGYTAQDAITYTGLTQAFIMALSLFGWTDFMRTVHRGEVAADLLRPLNLLGFWAAQDAGRAAGQFVLRGLPMLLLFEALWGMVWPDGALGWLQTTLSVLLAWACGFLFRFLVNCAAFWSPDAAGFGRFGWAVLGLGCGFLMPLAFFPDWVQAWLSWTPFPAMLNTVVEVWVGVQRGAAAWEALGVQAAWALGMLAVTAFTLHRGLRRLEVAGG, encoded by the coding sequence ATGACCAATGCACCGGCGCCTGCGCGCGTCAGGGGCGGCGCCCTGCTGTCGCCGCTCGCCCTGCCCTGGGCGGTGGCCCGGCTGGGGTTTCGGCGGCAGTTCGCCTACCCGCAGGCGGCGCTGTGGGGCCTGATCACGAATACTTTTTTTGGGGTGCTGCGCGTGGCGGTGCTGCTGGCGCTGTTCGGCACGCGCCCCCAGGTGGCGGGCTACACCGCGCAGGACGCGATCACCTACACCGGCCTGACCCAGGCGTTCATCATGGCCCTGAGCCTCTTTGGCTGGACCGATTTCATGCGCACGGTGCACCGGGGCGAGGTGGCGGCCGATCTGCTGCGGCCCCTGAACCTGCTGGGCTTCTGGGCCGCGCAGGACGCTGGGCGCGCCGCCGGGCAGTTTGTGCTGCGCGGCCTGCCCATGCTGCTGCTCTTTGAGGCGCTGTGGGGCATGGTGTGGCCGGACGGCGCCCTGGGCTGGCTGCAGACGACCCTGAGCGTGCTGCTGGCCTGGGCCTGCGGCTTTCTATTCCGCTTTCTGGTGAACTGCGCGGCCTTCTGGTCGCCGGACGCGGCGGGCTTTGGCCGTTTTGGCTGGGCGGTGCTGGGGCTGGGCTGCGGCTTTCTGATGCCGCTGGCCTTTTTCCCCGACTGGGTTCAGGCGTGGCTCTCGTGGACCCCGTTTCCCGCCATGCTGAACACCGTCGTGGAGGTCTGGGTGGGCGTGCAGCGCGGCGCCGCCGCCTGGGAGGCGCTGGGGGTGCAGGCCGCCTGGGCGCTGGGGATGCTGGCCGTTACGGCTTTTACCCTACACCGGGGGCTGCGGCGCCTGGAGGTGGCCGGTGGCTAG
- a CDS encoding ABC transporter ATP-binding protein, with protein MSAAASPPHPTLWRTFLLTLPDLLRSQPWLSGGLLLMGAVQGVMPAVTILIGQWTVDGLGRLLTGGSANLTGLAAAWAGAALLTQITTVLTQVLQGAAADHYTLQVNQRLMARMQTLEGLDVLEDPQFHDDIEVLQAGASHRPLNLVSSIVYGLRGVVAATSVAATLLVIGWWVPLVVVAGLMPLLSQQMKFYQLGWSLYIQGTPQAREINYLARVALRHEYAKEVRLYGLAAELQARSHRLTRDYLQVLRAQRTRGLLALLPYEVLSLAVTAGLFIFVVAQAQQGQVGAGSVVLVITALAALRSELSGLSETLSTTSQHLSWFAKLHAFLQAPGGVQSPAQPRPQPRSGTLRLENVSFAYRGQPPVLHGLNLVIPEGQIVAIVGENGAGKTTLIKLLLRYYDPTGGRIVVGEGPGATDLRELDLSRWRAGIAAVFQDFARFEWSLQDNILLGQPLNEAKLSAAVQGSGLGAVLDRVGPLETRLGQAFGGVDLSGGQWQKLATARALYRDARLLILDEPTAALDPRSEAEVFATFASLAQGRTTLLVTHRLGSVLMADRILVLKGGRLIEDGPHAELLARGGEYAELWRLQAQQYRPLVPEATA; from the coding sequence ATGAGCGCCGCTGCCTCTCCGCCCCACCCCACGCTCTGGCGCACGTTTCTCCTGACCCTGCCGGACCTGCTGCGCAGCCAGCCGTGGCTGAGCGGCGGCCTGCTGCTGATGGGCGCGGTGCAGGGCGTGATGCCCGCCGTGACCATTCTGATCGGCCAGTGGACCGTGGACGGCCTGGGCCGCCTGCTCACGGGCGGGTCGGCCAACCTGACCGGGCTGGCCGCCGCCTGGGCCGGCGCCGCGCTGCTGACCCAGATCACCACGGTGCTCACGCAGGTGCTGCAGGGCGCGGCGGCCGATCACTACACCCTGCAGGTCAATCAGCGCCTGATGGCCCGCATGCAGACCCTGGAAGGGCTGGATGTGCTTGAGGACCCGCAGTTTCACGACGACATAGAGGTGCTGCAAGCCGGCGCCTCGCACCGGCCCCTGAATCTGGTGTCGTCCATCGTGTACGGCCTGCGGGGGGTGGTAGCGGCGACCAGCGTGGCGGCCACGCTGCTGGTGATTGGCTGGTGGGTGCCGCTGGTGGTGGTGGCGGGGCTGATGCCGCTGCTGTCGCAACAGATGAAGTTTTACCAGCTGGGCTGGAGCCTCTACATTCAGGGCACCCCGCAGGCCCGTGAGATCAACTATCTGGCACGCGTGGCCCTGCGCCACGAGTACGCCAAGGAGGTTCGCCTGTACGGGCTGGCCGCCGAGTTGCAGGCGCGCAGCCACCGCCTGACCCGCGATTACCTGCAGGTGCTGCGGGCCCAGCGCACCCGGGGCCTGCTGGCCCTGCTGCCTTACGAAGTGCTGTCGCTGGCCGTGACCGCTGGCCTGTTCATCTTCGTGGTGGCGCAGGCCCAGCAGGGGCAGGTGGGCGCGGGCAGCGTGGTGCTGGTCATCACCGCGCTGGCGGCGCTGCGCAGCGAACTCTCTGGCCTGTCTGAAACCCTGTCTACCACCAGCCAACACCTGAGCTGGTTTGCCAAGCTGCACGCCTTCTTGCAGGCCCCGGGCGGCGTGCAGTCGCCGGCCCAGCCCCGGCCCCAGCCCCGCAGCGGCACCCTGCGCCTGGAGAACGTGTCTTTTGCCTACCGGGGCCAGCCGCCCGTGCTGCACGGCCTGAATCTGGTGATCCCTGAGGGCCAGATTGTGGCTATTGTGGGCGAGAACGGCGCCGGCAAGACCACACTGATCAAACTGCTGCTGCGCTACTACGATCCCACCGGGGGCCGGATCGTGGTGGGCGAGGGCCCAGGCGCCACCGACCTGCGTGAGCTGGACCTGAGCAGGTGGCGCGCAGGCATCGCCGCCGTGTTTCAGGATTTTGCCCGCTTTGAGTGGAGCCTGCAGGACAACATTCTTCTGGGCCAGCCGCTGAACGAGGCCAAGCTGAGCGCCGCCGTGCAGGGCAGTGGGCTGGGGGCGGTGCTGGACCGGGTGGGGCCGCTGGAGACCCGGCTGGGCCAGGCGTTCGGGGGCGTGGACCTCTCGGGGGGCCAGTGGCAGAAACTCGCCACCGCCCGCGCCCTGTACCGCGACGCCCGCCTGCTGATTCTGGACGAACCTACGGCGGCCCTGGACCCCCGCAGCGAGGCCGAGGTGTTTGCCACCTTCGCGTCGCTGGCCCAGGGGCGCACCACCCTGCTGGTCACGCACCGCCTGGGCAGCGTGCTGATGGCCGACCGGATTCTG